One window of the Rosa rugosa chromosome 3, drRosRugo1.1, whole genome shotgun sequence genome contains the following:
- the LOC133738077 gene encoding vacuolar protein sorting-associated protein 2 homolog 3: MNIFSKKPNAKEALRESKREMTNATRGIEKEIGALQLEEKKLVAEIKRTAKTGNEAATKILARQLIRLRQQVANLQGSRAQMRGIATHTQAMHAQSSVAVGMKGASKAMAAMNKQMDPAKQAKVIRDFQKQSAQMDMTTEMMSDTIDDAIDSDEAEEETEELTNQVLDEIGVDVASQLSAAPKGRIAAKNSQGVGSSSTDELEKRLAALRNP, encoded by the exons ATGAACATCTTCTCCAAGAAGCCAAACGCCAAAG AGGCGCTTCGGGAAAGCAAGAGAGAAATGACTAATGCTACTAGAG GGATAGAGAAGGAAATTGGAGCATTGCAATTAGAA GAAAAAAAGCTCGTTGCTGAGATAAAGAGAACTGCTAAAACAGGAAATGAG GCAGCAACTAAAATACTGGCCAGGCAGCTAATCAGGCTTAGGCAACAGGTAGCTAACTTACAAGGAAGTAGGGCTCAAATGAGAGGAATAGCAACTCATACACAG GCAATGCACGCACAGTCATCAGTTGCTGTTGGCATGAAAGGTGCTAGTAAGGCAATGGCAGCTATGAATAAG CAAATGGATCCTGCAAAGCAAGCAAAGGTGATACGTGACTTTCAGAAGCAGTCTGCACAGATGGATATGACT ACTGAAATGATGTCTGACACTATAGATGATGCCATAGATAGTGATGAGGCAGAAGAGGAAACTGAGGAGCTGACAAACCAG GTGCTAGATGAAATTGGTGTCGATGTTGCCTCACAG TTGTCAGCAGCTCCAAAAGGAAGAATTGCAGCAAAGAACTCTCAGGGTGTTGGCAG TTCTAGCACTGACGAGCTGGAGAAAAGATTGGCAGCTCTCAGAAATCCATGA
- the LOC133736431 gene encoding casein kinase 1-like protein 7 — MEHVIAGKFKLGRKIGSGSFGELYLGVNVQTGEEVAVKLEPVKTKHPQLHYESKLYMLLQGGTGIPHLKWFGVEGDYNVMVIDLLGPSLEDLFNYCNRKFTLKTVLMLADQLINRVEYMHSRGFLHRDIKPDNFLMGLGRKANQVYAIDYGLAKKYRDLQTHKHIPYRENKNLTGTARYASVNTHLGIEQSRRDDLESLGYVLMYFLRGSLPWQGLKAGTKKQKYDKISEKKMSTPIEVLCRSHPSEFVSYFHYCRSLRFEDKPDYSYLKRLFRDLFIREGYQFDYVFDWTVLKYPQIGGSSRGWHSSGKAGANAGPSGERPERVSVGKEIRERFSGAVEAFSRRNTTASSPRQDHYKHRSFEDATPPSRDTPHDSERGRNSSRYISTSRKAVASSKPSSSGEPSEGRTSRLLSNSSRPSTGHHRVHSGHESKRPVATRGTRDDPLRSFELLSIRK, encoded by the exons ATGGAGCATGTGATTGCTGGAAAGTTTAAGCTGGGGAGGAAGATTGGGAGTGGCTCTTTCGGAGAACTCTATCTAG GTGTCAATGTACAAACCGGAGAGGAGGTTGCTGTGAAACTG GAACCTGTGAAGACCAAGCATCCCCAGCTTCACTATGAGTCCAAATTGTACATGCTTCTTCAGGGAGGAA CGGGAATCCCCCACCTGAAGTGGTTTGGAGTTGAGGGTGACTACAACGTCATGGTTATTGATCTTCTGGGACCAAGTTTGGAAGATTTGTTCAACTATTGTAAtaggaagtttacattgaaaacAGTTTTGATGCTTGCAGATCAATTA ATTAACAGAGTCGAGTACATGCACTCAAGAGGTTTCCTTCATCGTGATATAAAACCTGACAACTTTTTAATGGGCCTAGGGCGTAAAGCCAATCAG GTATATGCTATTGATTATGGCCTTGCAAAGAAGTATAGGGATCTCCAGACTCACAAGCACATACCATACAG GGAGAACAAGAACCTCACAGGCACCGCCCGCTATGCAAGTGTTAACACTCATCTTGGAATTG AACAAAGCAGAAGGGATGATCTGGAATCACTTGGTTATGTGCTTATGTATTTCTTAAGAGGAAG CCTTCCCTGGCAAGGATTGAAGGCTGGCACAAAAAAGCAAAAATATGACAAAATCAGTGAAAAGAAAATGTCAACTCCTATAGAG GTGCTTTGCAGATCACATCCATCTGAGTTTGTATCCTACTTTCACTACTGCCGATCATTGCGGTTTGAAGACAAGCCGGATTATTCATACCTGAAGAGGCTTTTTCGAGACTTATTTATTCGAGAAG GTTATCAATTTGACTATGTATTTGACTGGACCGTACTGAAGTACCCTCAGATTGGTGGAAGCTCTAGAGGATGG CATTCCAGTGGAAAAGCAGGTGCAAATGCGGGACCATCTGGGGAAAGACCTGAAAGAGTCTCAG TTGGAAAAGAGATTCGAGAAAGATTCTCAGGTGCAGTTGAAGCATTTTCGAGGAGAAATACCACAGCTTCTAGTCCACGTCAAGATCACTACAAGCACAGGTCTTTTGAGGATGCAACTCCACCATCCCGAGACACG CCCCATGATTCTGAAAGGGGACGCAATTCCTCCCGATATATTAGCACTTCAAGGAAGGCTGTGGCCAGCAGTAAGCCAAGTTCCTCAGGTGAGCCCAGTGAAGGTCGCACAAGCCGACTACTCTCAAACAGTAGCCGCCCATCTACTGGGCACCACCGAGTTCATTCTGGGCATGAATCCAAGCGCCCTGTTGCTACAAGAGGGACCCGTGATGATCCTCTCCGTAGCTTCGAGCTCCTCTCAATCAGGAAGTAA